AGGACGACTGGTGCCACAAGATGGGGGTGGGGCGGGGTCACAGTCAGTGTTTCTTGGCTGCGAGACGGACGCGAGGTCCCCGTGCAAGCTGACCGGGCGATGGAGCGGTTTGGGTCAGTCTCCAGTAAGCAGGTCGGTGGTTTCGAGTCTCTACAGGGACGTGGAAGGAAGCTTCCTCACACGTCTTTGGGCCAGGAAGGAGCTCTCGATGGGCTTCAGCTCGGGAGGGGGTTGGGAGTTCTTCAGGGCGGAGTAGGTGGCTGCCATCGCACCCTGAGGAGAGACAGGATCACATTTCGTTACGCAATTTGCAGTTTTACTTTGAAGTGATTTGCTGGTGCAGCTCTGTCACCTTAACCAGTTTGGGATCGTGGTGCGGGAGCTGGCTGTTGGGCAGTTTGTCCCTATGGACGATCCAGGGATGTCTGAGGACCTGCCGGGCCGTCAGTCTTTGGTGGGGGTCCACATGGAGCATCTTGGACACCAGGTCCTGCGGGAACACACCATGAATTTCACACGATGTCACAAGAGGAGCCGTCTGAAGTCGGCTTCTAttggcacagacacacatgacGTTTCCCAAACCTTGGCGGCGTCTGACATAGTTTCCCAGTTGCCCCCGCCCAGGCTGAAGTGACCGTTGCCGATCCTGTTCAGGATCTCGTCCGGGGTGTCCTCGGGCCCGTTGGCGAACGGTGTAAAGCTGACGAAGGAAACGAGCGACAAAGTGAGCAAAAAGCGTAGGCgggagagaagagagcagcTCCAGCCTTGGGTCTCACCCAGCCAGCATGGTGTAGAGCAGAACCCCCAGGCTCCAGATGTCGCAGCCCTCGTCGTAGCCTTGGCGCTTCAGCACCTAAAATCCAGCAAACGCAACCGTTATTTCTGTCCATACCGACTTTGGTGGGAATAACGTTCAGGGAATTTCACGACGCCAACCTCCGGAGCCACAAAGTTAGCAGTGTAGCACGGCGTCATCAGCAGGCCGTTGTTAGCACGCAGCTGCTTAGCGAAGCCGAAGTCACAGATCCGGATGGACTCCGGATTTCCAGAATCGTCTACATAGAGGATGTTGCTAGGCTTCAGGTCTCTGTGCACCACCTGGAAGTCAGAAAATAAGGGGGATAAGGGCATCGATCGCTTTGGAGAGAGATGATTCTTAAATAAATAGATCAAATGGGAAATAAGTACCAGCAACCCAATTCAGGTATTTTGATTTTCATCTTTTAGATTTATGTTTCTTTGCATTTAATCTTGAGAAGAGCTCGTTATTTTTAGCATGCATGAGTGTTGTTGATGACATTTGGGCGACCCTCACCCCCTGCGAGTGCAGGTACTCCACGGTCCTGGTGATGGTGTGAAGAACAGCGCTGGCCTCTCTCTCCGAAAAGAACTTCTGTTTGAGGATCCGATCCAGCAGCTCCCCTCCTCGCATCAGCTCCGTCACCAGGAACACCTGCTTGCCGTTGTCGTACACCTGAGACGCAAACGGTCGCATTAGCCTAAACGTCACGATAGTTACGCAAGTCACGCCGCGCTTCTGTACACTCACGTCCTTCAGCGTTATGATGTTCGGGTGCTGTCCATACCGAAGCAGAATCTCGATCTCTTCAGAAGGATCCGTGCTGGTCTTATCGATCATCTGTGGAGCCCAAAAGGAAAGGTCGTGACCCCGGCCTTGAAAAACGGAACCTTTTCCATTCTCAAACATCCTTCCGTGCCGCTTGCGTTCATACCTTGACGGCGTATTCGGTGTTGGTGGCTTTGTGGATGCAGCGTTTGCAGATGGAGAAGGAGCCCATGCCGATGTCTTCCTTCAGCACGTAGCCGTCGCTGAACAGCAGGTTCTTCCCGTGCAGTTGCTGTGGAGACAGATGTTTCAGTGCTGCTGCACTGCCGCTCGGCTGCACCCGACCTGCGCCCCTGCGCGGACTCACCTGCACCACTGGGTGTGGCTGAGGCTTGGCTTGTTCCTCCgaaccttcctcctccagcagagttGATGCTATAAAGCTGAAGCCTCTGAAGAGCTGGTGGGCTCCGGCGCTGGGGGGTACACCCGGGGAGTCTGGGGATAAggcagagggtttttttttgttttttttttaatgctttgatGGCTTCACAGAAGAAAACACCTCTGTATCTCTCTCCTGACCTTTAGGGGTGCGAGATGTGAACTCAGAATCAAAGTAGAAGGTATCATCCGGACGTGCCACTGCTGGCCTGAAAGGAGGCTTCATTTCTCTCCTGAAGAGTTTCTGacaaaataaagcagttttaaatatatatagagAAATAATGTAACACATAATGAAAGATTTTGCCTATATTCAAGTGTTGCATGCATACATTCCAATCTATGGTGGAGAAGAAGCCATGTCGCTTGATCTCCTCGGCACCATCAGCTCCAGatcctgcatttaaaaaaagataaaaagtaGGTTAGCAGCGttattctgccccccccccccccccccccccccccccccaaagactGATGCTGGATATGAAAACGGTCCATACCGAGCCTGTTGGCCGGGTTCCTCTTGAACAAAGCCCTGAGCAGTGACTGGGCCTCGGCGCTCAAGAACTGAGGCATTCCCAGACGTGCCCTGCAGGGGGAAAAGGAGGGACAGAGTTTTTGGTCACTTTGTGCAGGGGCAGCACGCCCTAACTGCATTTTCTCAACACCCACTTGAGAATCAGGTTCATGGTTTCTTTACGGTCCTTTCCTTGAAAGGGCAGAGAGCCGGTCAGCATCTCAAACTGGGAAACAGACAAAGTAAACAGAATTAACACTTGTTACGGATCATTTATGCGTACACAAGCCGTGTCTGAAATAACCAAACCGTTACCTCCTGCTTACCATTAGTACTCCAAACGACCACCAGTCGGCGCTGTGCGTGTGTCCCTGCCTGTTGACCACCTCTGGGGCCATGTACTCCACAGTGCCGCAGAAGGAATAGGCTTTTTTCTCGTGGTCGATGGCTTCTTTACACAAGCCAAAAtctggaaaacaaaaccagaCCTCATCAGAACACTTTTATGAATAAAAGATCATCAGCGCCTCTTCTGTGAGTCACCTGATGCCCCATTAAATTCAAGGCTGGTTAGGGAAGATAAATGGTGGCAATCACTGACGCAGGCAGGGAGAAACTGAAACGTGTAATCAATATCCTGGAAGATGTTTCACCGCTGAGAGGAATGAAGGTCAAGTGTGGGAGACTCACCCGTGAGTTTGATGTGGCCCTCTTCATCGAGGAGAATGCTACgaaacaacaataaaataaattcaaatatttaaagGATGGATTCTTTTGAGCTTCACAAAACCTTGCACCACACATCCTGTTCTGCTGAAGGCTAAACAAGGATCTCTTTTGTTTATGTGCAGCACAAcataaactgctttttttttgttattttggaaGAGTCTTGCTGGATCTCCTAACCATTGAAACCACGGCGAGAGCGTGGAGGCCAGAGACTTCACGCAACTATGGGCAGCGATATGCCACCAACCAAAAGGGGAGCGCCAATCAAAAGTGACGAGGGGTCGGAAATGAAGAAGGGGGCGGTTGGTTTTGTTTAGAAAAGATAGTTCTCACGGTTTCAGGAGGGGCTTCGAACCTCTGCGGTGCAAAACGCTAAACTAAAGACTTCAGAGGTGGCTGCAACACtgacaaatgcatttttttaacaGCAACCAGGTCCAAACTGGAGCATCCATTATTAAAAAGATGCATTTATCCATATGTATAAAGTCTGGGGATTCTGTCGGTCCTTACTTCTCAGGTTTGAGGTCTCTGTATATGATGCCCAGGCTGTGGAGGTGGTCCAGTCCTAATGCCAGCTCTGCCAGATAGAACTTTACATCCTCTTCTGTAAACATCACCTGTGAGGGGGGAAAAGGAGATGATGGTAGCGCCTCATACGTGACGGAATTATTTCAGCAACGCAATCGTGTTCACCTCTTTGGAAAGCCTGGTGAAGAGATCCCCTCCTCTGAGGAAGTCCAGGATCAAGTAGAGCTTCCCTTCGGTCTGGAACGCTGCAAACACAAACGTTCAATAAGGCGGGAACAGCAAGCATGTTCTGGCATTTTCTGGCATTTTCTGGCATTCGGGAAATCGGTCATCCCAGGCTCGGGACGGGAGGCTGACTCACCGTAGTGCAGCTTGACCACAAACGGATGGTTGACGTCGGCAAGGATGTCCCTCTCCATCTTGGTCCTCACGCGGTCCCTCACTGGAGGACAAGCGagtttgtaaaaataaaaaaggagcgTCACGGGAGAATCTCAGAGCAGCTGCTtcaagagagacaaagaaaacGCAGAGTTGTGCATAATCACAGCACATTTACCAAAAACACACCGGCACTGTGGCTTTTTGGTGgtcttacaaacacacacaggaaagggACACACCCTCCAGCGTTTTCAAAACATCGCCacaaaactgaaaaagcaggTTTCAGCTCTGCGCCGGCGACAAACACAGGACATCTGTTCATCTGGAATATCCACGTTAGCATCAACCCCAGCGTTGGATCGCCAGTTTTGTTCCCGTGGCGACAACCTGTCGCCTCAGGCCAGGCCGCTGTACCTTTCAGCGTCGCCTTCTTCAGGACCTTCATGGCGTAGAGTTGGTTGGCATCTGGAGGCGTCACCTTTCGTACCAGGAACACCTGCAAGacgacagaaaaacaagatGATTTTCTCACAGTGGAACACCCctacccctccccccccgccctccacacacacacactccacacaacTCCCCGCGCACACATCTAAGAAGTGACTTCTGTGCACTGTTTGTTCCAGGGTCTCCACGTGACTTCTGGGTTTCACAGCTCATCAAATAACAATGTTCTGGACTCAATGTGAGATGACTCAAGATGACGGATCTGGTTGTTTCTTAATTGTAACCAGGTGACACCAACTCTGACCCCGTCTCCTCCGTCCTGAATTGGTTTTgatctgcagagctgcagattcTCTGTAGGTGGCAACAGCAAAGCTCTTCATTTCGAAATGAAAACTACGAAGAGTTCTTTTGTGAGAAATGATGGTTCTTTTTTTTAGGTAACTGGGGCTCTTCTGAAGTCTTCTGGGAATTACTTACAGTAAAATGGAGCAAAAGTGTGGTGAGAATTTGCATAAACTTAATCTGTAGGAAGTAGTTTAACCCACTGGGCTCGGATAAGCGACTTACTTTGCCAAAGGACCCCTGACCCAAAACTTTGAGGAGCTCAAACTGAGAAGCATCAGCCTTCTCCGAGCCCTCCTTGACCACGTGGGTAATGTTGATCTCCTTGATGTCTCCATCTTCCTAAAGAGAGCAAAACAGTAGATGTGAGAGAGTCGCAAACCCAAGGAAACAGGTTTGTACAGGACGCCGGAGAAAACGTCGCTAGCATCATTAACACTTCACCAGAAAAAGGGGAAACACGCTGAAGAATGATTGAATGCAGTTCCAGGAAGTGATGGCAGCGAACTAATGACCGTAAACTGTCAGTTCTAAAGAAGGTGCTGCTGAACGCCTCTCCAGTGTTCTACCCgcaagctgctgctggttttgtgACAGCCGCAACAGATCGCTACAGCTGAGCATCAACAGGAACCAAGAAgtgcttctctctgctccatTAATTCACCAGCACCGGCACAATAATCACCGTTGTTTTCTTCAGGCCGTTTCCAGATGAACTGTTCCCCTATTTTCATTGTCCTTATTTTTGTCTTCAGATGGATCAAAGCACTTTAATCAACATGTTGATgcccaaaataataaaaaaggttCTTAAACGGTCATTATTTGTCAATTATCACAAATCAGCAAAAGATTTGACTATAAAAGGCAAAAATAGTAAAATACAGCTTATCTGCTCTGAGAAGAGCGTAAAAtgagagttgtttttttttagtaattATTACACTCCTCTTTGTCCCAAACATCCAAAATAAGGAACCTATGTCAGCGTTAAACGATCACTCAAAAGAAGAGACTAATTCATCATTAGGTGAGCGCGATGCCCAGAGACAAACCTGCACTGCAGATTTAATTTGACAACAGGAAACCTTTTTCCCCCAGCAAAACAAGCCACAACAGCGCTAATCAGCTGCAGATTCTGGGCTTGTTCACTTGGCAAGTGCCGTCCACGAGTCCACCACAACCTCTCCTGAGGCCAACGCCCGCGACGCCGATGTAAATAAGTTGTGACAACTTTACCGTCCAGTCCCTGCCGGGGGGCGGTGCGGGTTCGGTGCTGGTGTCTGATGCTGGCGGCGgtctgcagctgtgacagtgaAGGCTTTTCTTATTTTTGCCCAGGTAGATTCTCAGCAAGCTGCTTAGGTTaaactttttcttctctttctccatctcAACATCGCCCAGACTTCTGATTCTTCATCCCAACCACGGAGCGGCGACCCGGGCGATGCCTCGGATAAATCCTCTCGAACTTCACCTCATCGCTGTCGCGCTGCCCCGATTTGTCCACTCGCGCTAGTATCGACTCTGAGCAAAGCACGTAAATATGGAAAAACCTCTCGGCCTGTTCTCTTTATCTATCCCTCTGCAGAGGCCTTCAGCAGGGGCCCCTCTGCTATAATGTTTTTATTAactcttcatcttcattttctcctccgTTATCTCGCCTGGCGTCTCTCCATTCCTCTCTGAGCAGGTCTGATCGGTCCTGCGTGTCCTCAGACACTGACTGCAGCTGAACCCAGAACCcctgagcagagcaggaaggaagagTACGCACTTATTCTCAGTCCTGCACCCAACAAgtcacacacgtacacaccagtggcagagagagagagagacagagagcgagcgagagacagagagagagagacagagagagaactGAAACGGAACAAAATCTAAAGTTTGAAACAATGATTCAAAACACTTTCTGATGACTCActcgacccctgacccctgtTATACCCTATAACTATCCCAACTAGCGTGCAGATCCCTTTTCAAACATAAGCAAACACCCGAGTGCACATGTCACAACATTTCTGATGCAGGACCGCACCTCGCTCCCGCTTCCTCACGCACGATTCGAGcagtgagaggaaggagggaggcagaTGGGGAGGATGAGGTCTCCCAGAGACCTCTGACAGATGATTAAGACAATCATCAGCCGATGACAGAGATTTTCCCGACTTCCTTCCCATAACAGTCTATTCCTGGCCAAGTTCATCTCCCAATCTGCAGATTTAACACGTCCTTATGAGCAACGTGCAAATTAGACAGAAGAGAAATGCAACACCGCTTTAGCTGGAAGTTACAAAGGCAGCGGTGTGATTGAGCAATCGTAAGCTGAAGCACTGGCTGagcggtggaggaggggggggggggggggtggactgaCCTGATGAAGAGTAGAGCGGCCGGAGCTCTCCTTTGCTCTAATACTGGAAAAGTCCCGCTCTATCCAGGTGATCTGTGCGTGCCGCTgtgaggatggggggggcatGGAGTCTCAATTCATTTACAGACACAGGGGCTGATATTTGCATTTACTTTCCTCTGGACAGaagcacacactctcacaggggtgggagggggggatgaaaaagaaaataaaaaactcAAGGTGGTTATGGTTGCCACACGGGTGACAGGAAACCTCTCTTTCCTCCTACTTCTtacttccttttttctctcatgCTGAGCTCACTTCCTTGTCGCTTTTAGCAATCAAACATATGTCAGGGGGAGCTTTAACCCCCATCTAAAAATATAAACTgtcaaaaatttaaaaaaacaaacccaaaacagcaCCATCTTTACTCCAGCCTCTAAACTGACATCACTGAACTGAGTTACTGATTCATAGGCTGGCGGCTAATGTAGAAATGAAATCTAGAACTGCAACTTTCTTTTAAGTCCTGAAAAGTAACCACATGCTGTGTGTCACAGGACGGAAGGATATGGAAGTTAAAACACATCCTCCACAATCTAGGATCAGGGTCTCGCATCCGCCCACACAAAGAAAAGCCCCTTGTCTCCTCCCCAAAAGACCACAGCAGCCTCCTGAAGCATCAGGGCCACACACACGGTTAtcgacacacacgcgcacgaaACAGAGCGTCCACTTGCCTCTCCTGTCTGGGTTTTGGTGCGAAATAGGAACCTCCACATCTCTTTGCCCCGATGCTTCCATGTGACCTGTGCCAACAGGTGACTCACGGTGCCACAGAAAGACAGCGTCCGAGTCTGAGCGAGCGCACGGTGGGGAAACTACAGCGCGCGCACTCAAATGGGAAGTAAAGGGTGGTTTCGAAAAGACGGACGCGGCTGTGTCGCACCAGGAAGCTGCTCTTTGTGAGTTTTCTGGAGAGTTCAAAACGACCCGGTtggggggatggaggggggggattCACATCTGGAAACTGGAACGAGACACATCGGAGGAAGGTGGGCACAAGCGCATGTGAATAGGGGCGGCCCAAAGGCAATTTCATCACGACGGGCTGGCTGGAGTTCCAGTATATCTAAATTAATGAGGCTGGAAATATACGAGGCTCCGTCCCCCTGCGACAGTCAGTCCGGCAGGTTTTTAAGTGCAGCCGAACATAAATCTGCTTCTGTCACATATTCAATACCTGTACCTAATATCTAGTAAATGGAATTCATCCAGAGCGCTAGTAATATGGGAAGACAGCTAAAAACCATCCATCTCTATTTAATAAGAGAGCATATACCTTTCAAACCTTAGAGAACCAACTCACATTAATTATCTGATTAATGTTTAGAGAACACAGGGAATACATGTGAGCTGTGGAGCTCTGGCTCATCCATCAGCTGGCGTGTTCAAAGGAACATAAATATCCAATCATTAGTCCATTTCTGACAAGTTATCAGATTGTGCAAAATGCGATCTGATTGATCAGGTGCAAATATATAACTCGGTTCCGAAGGTCTGAGAAGTCAACAGGTGAAAAGCAGTCCATGTAATGCTCAGTGGTAACCACACGGGGCCAGTAAAGGTGTGCAGACAGACCAGTGTACATGATTGATAGAAGCTGTGGCCAAGTAAGGACATGTTCCCGGTGTCAGCGCGGCTCTACTGTAAACCTTTGTGTTGGTTCTGTGACCAATTACAGCAAAGCAGAGCAGAAGCTGCCACAGAAAGCTGTGGGTAAAGGCAGAAGGTTTAGAACAAGGAGCCATAAAATGAATGGATGTACtaaaaagggaggagaaagagagagagctctTAAAATGGCATGAATGAAAGAAGGATTTCAGTCTGTGTCCACCTGTTTCACTGGAAAATGGCTCCAGTAAGACAgtgagagacagtgagagacagtgagagacagagacagtgagagacagagagagagagacagagagagagagacagagagagagacagagagacagagagagacagagagacagagagagacagacagagagacagagagagacagagagagagagacagagacagagagagagagacagagagagagacagagagacagagagagacagagagagacagagagagacagagagagacagagagacagagagagagacggtaGGAGGGGGGGTGCAGTGGAAGATGACATAAATAAGTAGGATGTACAGAGAGAAACAGCAGCTCCATCATCTAACCAAGCATGGTGGAGTCTTATTACTGTAACAGAGTTTATCTGCATTTGCAtgagtgtgcacacacacacacacacacacacacacacacacacacacacacacacacacacacacacacacacacacacacacacacacacacacacacacctgggaaTAAGAGAATAATAAACAGGTATTGCATGGTGATAAAAGCAAAGCCAGTGAGCTAAATGCTTCCTTTCTTTTGAAGGCACAATTGTGCTCTCAGTTCTGCgggcatttaaaaagaaaaacttttacAGTTTCGAAACTCGCCCAGGAAAACAAACTCATCCAGTGTTCTGCAGTTAAGACAATATTCCTGGTTGCCGAGCCATCGAGTTATATCTACAGTAATATTGCTAACATAAAATGTAGATTATAACTATCCAGCTACTAAAGCTAGTCCACAATAGGAAATGCAGTCTGATCTCAGAGAGAACGACAGGTGACCTGTCTAACACGATCAAAAGTGACTCAGGGCTGGTTAAAGGATATGGGCGTTGTCAGGGGCCATTGTTGGACTTTAGCCTTGCCTTTGACCTAAATGACCGTAAGCTGTTAGGTGATAAAGTGTTAAGGCTTTGGAGTTATGACTGTTCTATCCTTCAGAGTCCAACAACTGACATTCATCAGTCTCTCAGCACTGCAGCGTGCACAGGGCAGCAGTTTTGGACCCTTCGTCTTTCATCATCTCTCATTGTTTCTGTCTTCCCGGCACCCTGCTCATCTTTTACAGGAGCAGGGCTGAGTCATTCACACTTTTGCTTCAGTCCTTAGCTCTCCACATCAGCCACACACCTCTGTCCAACATTTAGCACATTTCCTTTGACTCCTTCTACCCCTTCACCTTACCTTCCATCACAGACGTGTCGGGGTTTCCCGGCAGATGTTCGCCCTCGCGGCTGCGCCATCGCGGTGCGTTCAAGTCTTTGTAAAGGATTGTAACCCTAAACCTCACACTGCTGAACGGCATTACCCCACGTTTGGTTCTATCCCATGAAAAGATGACGGGATGAGCTTTAAGGGATTAGTTTAGCAGTTCGTGATTAGTGCCAAGTCATCCGGCAGGGTCGAGAGGTGACCATCATGTCTTTTGACCTCTGACCAAGGTTAATACCCGTTCTTTAGCAGACGCTGCCATCTGGCTCCTCTGTGACAGCAATGGGATACACAGGCGCACGTTCAATGCATTAAAAACAGATAATGACCAATAACTCAGCCTTTGGTATGCTGAAAATCACCAAATGACACAAGGAAGTGTAAAGAGACACGACCGCTTTAGACAATAGTTCAGGAGGTTAGATTTAGACGTAGCACAGGATTAGCGTGGATGCTACAGGAAATCCCATGTTGGCATCTGTAATattaatagcagcagtagtaagaTGATAGGCAGCTCTGCGTTGCACCGGTTGACAGGAGGCCTTGATGGGGTTGTGTATTATCTGCAGTGACGGAGACGGTCAGAGGGGTCACCCAAATGTCAGGAAGAAGCTAAAGGGAAGGAGAATAAGTGGGAGAgatggatgagagagggagggaagaaagatGCCGCTAATGTACAACATGAGGTCATCGCTGTGAAGCTAAGCTGGCCGTCTGCTGGGAAAAAGTGCAGGTCTGCAGCGTACGTGGAGGTTTTCAGGTCATAAACACGCATACAAAAGCTACGCTGGAGCATCATTTCTCTCGCCgtttatttttccatcatcaCGTAATCGCTCCCACTCTCAAACTCTTTACACCAGCCGGAGAGACTTTAAAATAGTAGCTTTGTCTTAGTCAGCTTCCCGCTTTCTCCCTCCTGTGGCTTTGCACTTCGTATAAATATCCAAACTACAACATTTGTGACTCAAAACAACGTTGTAATCCTCCAGGAGTCGGACCACGCGACTCGTCTGACTGTTGTTTACATATGGACTCATGGTAAAGCCACATaatattcttcttttttaaaccaATATCACTACTAACTTAGTATTTCTGTGTCACTAATTAGTCAGCGTGGATGTATCATGGCTCATTATGTTGTTATGACAACCGTTACCGTAGTAGAGCATCACCATGCGTTGATATTCACTCGTACCCATTTCAACACTGCTTGACATCAGATGCCCATCCTGCTTTTCTGACTTGTAACCAGAGAggtcgggaaaaaaaaaaatcccattccAAGCTTTGACCCGAAACCATCACTAGTGACACCTAGTGGTGAGGTTGCATACTTTACATAAAAAGGGCAAGATGAGGCACCTGCCACCATCAGTAACATAGCATCACACTGATGTATATAATGAATAGTTATCTTAAATGGATTTCAACCTGCTgttctgcagaaaaaaacagttttatatatccatccatccatccattctctaccgcttatccgggtcgggtcgcgggttTATATATtgatatctatctatatattatttaaattactaagaaaatgcacattttttaaACTTTCAACAGATCTGCAGCATTATCTGTCATTTGTGAATGTTCCAGAAAATGTTGTAATTTGCATTTACGTTCCCTGTACTGCATCCTAGtgctaccatggcaacagcggTCAAAGGTTACATGTTCCTACTGTAtaggaaaaaaaggaagggggggggtgaaaatgaaaaaaataaaccaacaaATGTAGAAAAAGAGAAACCTCCAAGTGGAAATGTGAATCTGAATTGATCAAACATGTCAATGAAGCCGTGCTTGAACGTCTCTCCTTGATCAAAACCGAGACAGGAAAGAGTGAAACTATGGCAACTGTGTTTCTTAATCTCCGTCTCCCAACATCCTTTTATGAGACAAAATCAAGCACCCGTGGCAAGGACGCGCACAAGAATACGGGATGCATTATTTGCATGATGTTTCCAGGTAACATTTCTCCGGCCTTCATTTTAACAataggagggtttttttattttttattttttttaacctttgaaaCACCAGTACAGCATGTGAGTGCATGCCAGAGTCACCACCGTGCACGGGTCTATTTGTATTTCTCCTAGGAAGTAATAATGATGTACTACATCATTGTGGCCTTTAAATCATGGAGCCGGACTAACATCATTTCAGAATGCAGAGATAAGAGGCAGAGCGCATGCATGCGCGCGCCATGATTAACGACGCTGATTTGTCGGAGTAGCCCTGCTCATGTGTGACAGTGTTGGGAAAcaaattgaattttaaaaaaaatctttaaattatTAATGAAAACCATGTAGGTGCACAGTCTTCACCAAATACCTTAGTGCTCTCAACAGCACAAGTCACAGTCTTAGCACAGCTTAGCAACACTAGCAAGGGCacagtaaccatgacaacaaggG
Above is a genomic segment from Takifugu rubripes chromosome 2, fTakRub1.2, whole genome shotgun sequence containing:
- the rps6ka1 gene encoding ribosomal protein S6 kinase alpha-1 isoform X2: MWRFLFRTKTQTGERHAQITWIERDFSSIRAKESSGRSTLHQEDGDIKEINITHVVKEGSEKADASQFELLKVLGQGSFGKVFLVRKVTPPDANQLYAMKVLKKATLKVRDRVRTKMERDILADVNHPFVVKLHYAFQTEGKLYLILDFLRGGDLFTRLSKEVMFTEEDVKFYLAELALGLDHLHSLGIIYRDLKPENILLDEEGHIKLTDFGLCKEAIDHEKKAYSFCGTVEYMAPEVVNRQGHTHSADWWSFGVLMFEMLTGSLPFQGKDRKETMNLILKARLGMPQFLSAEAQSLLRALFKRNPANRLGSGADGAEEIKRHGFFSTIDWNKLFRREMKPPFRPAVARPDDTFYFDSEFTSRTPKDSPGVPPSAGAHQLFRGFSFIASTLLEEEGSEEQAKPQPHPVVQQLHGKNLLFSDGYVLKEDIGMGSFSICKRCIHKATNTEYAVKMIDKTSTDPSEEIEILLRYGQHPNIITLKDVYDNGKQVFLVTELMRGGELLDRILKQKFFSEREASAVLHTITRTVEYLHSQGVVHRDLKPSNILYVDDSGNPESIRICDFGFAKQLRANNGLLMTPCYTANFVAPEVLKRQGYDEGCDIWSLGVLLYTMLAGFTPFANGPEDTPDEILNRIGNGHFSLGGGNWETMSDAAKDLVSKMLHVDPHQRLTARQVLRHPWIVHRDKLPNSQLPHHDPKLVKGAMAATYSALKNSQPPPELKPIESSFLAQRRVRKLPSTSL
- the rps6ka1 gene encoding ribosomal protein S6 kinase alpha-1 isoform X3 gives rise to the protein MPLAQIAEPWPTMELVQLETENGQSTTEDGVTPAVKEDGDIKEINITHVVKEGSEKADASQFELLKVLGQGSFGKVFLVRKVTPPDANQLYAMKVLKKATLKVRDRVRTKMERDILADVNHPFVVKLHYAFQTEGKLYLILDFLRGGDLFTRLSKEVMFTEEDVKFYLAELALGLDHLHSLGIIYRDLKPENILLDEEGHIKLTDFGLCKEAIDHEKKAYSFCGTVEYMAPEVVNRQGHTHSADWWSFGVLMFEMLTGSLPFQGKDRKETMNLILKARLGMPQFLSAEAQSLLRALFKRNPANRLGSGADGAEEIKRHGFFSTIDWNKLFRREMKPPFRPAVARPDDTFYFDSEFTSRTPKDSPGVPPSAGAHQLFRGFSFIASTLLEEEGSEEQAKPQPHPVVQQLHGKNLLFSDGYVLKEDIGMGSFSICKRCIHKATNTEYAVKMIDKTSTDPSEEIEILLRYGQHPNIITLKDVYDNGKQVFLVTELMRGGELLDRILKQKFFSEREASAVLHTITRTVEYLHSQGVVHRDLKPSNILYVDDSGNPESIRICDFGFAKQLRANNGLLMTPCYTANFVAPEVLKRQGYDEGCDIWSLGVLLYTMLAGFTPFANGPEDTPDEILNRIGNGHFSLGGGNWETMSDAAKDLVSKMLHVDPHQRLTARQVLRHPWIVHRDKLPNSQLPHHDPKLVKGAMAATYSALKNSQPPPELKPIESSFLAQRRVRKLPSTSL
- the rps6ka1 gene encoding ribosomal protein S6 kinase alpha-1 isoform X4, translated to MWRFLFRTKTQTGEEDGDIKEINITHVVKEGSEKADASQFELLKVLGQGSFGKVFLVRKVTPPDANQLYAMKVLKKATLKVRDRVRTKMERDILADVNHPFVVKLHYAFQTEGKLYLILDFLRGGDLFTRLSKEVMFTEEDVKFYLAELALGLDHLHSLGIIYRDLKPENILLDEEGHIKLTDFGLCKEAIDHEKKAYSFCGTVEYMAPEVVNRQGHTHSADWWSFGVLMFEMLTGSLPFQGKDRKETMNLILKARLGMPQFLSAEAQSLLRALFKRNPANRLGSGADGAEEIKRHGFFSTIDWNKLFRREMKPPFRPAVARPDDTFYFDSEFTSRTPKDSPGVPPSAGAHQLFRGFSFIASTLLEEEGSEEQAKPQPHPVVQQLHGKNLLFSDGYVLKEDIGMGSFSICKRCIHKATNTEYAVKMIDKTSTDPSEEIEILLRYGQHPNIITLKDVYDNGKQVFLVTELMRGGELLDRILKQKFFSEREASAVLHTITRTVEYLHSQGVVHRDLKPSNILYVDDSGNPESIRICDFGFAKQLRANNGLLMTPCYTANFVAPEVLKRQGYDEGCDIWSLGVLLYTMLAGFTPFANGPEDTPDEILNRIGNGHFSLGGGNWETMSDAAKDLVSKMLHVDPHQRLTARQVLRHPWIVHRDKLPNSQLPHHDPKLVKGAMAATYSALKNSQPPPELKPIESSFLAQRRVRKLPSTSL